A portion of the Micromonospora vinacea genome contains these proteins:
- a CDS encoding serine/threonine-protein kinase gives MLSPGVQLGNRYRLDERIASGGMGDVWRGTDQVLGRTVAVKSLLPALLDDPDFGERFRGEARTMATINHPGVVDVYDFGNDQQIAFLVMEYVEGDALSSTLSRVGRLTPARTMALVAQAADALHAAHEKGIVHRDVKPGNLLVRPNGTLVLTDFGIARSDMVGQLTAAGSVLGTASYISPEQATGGVATPASDVYALGVVAYQCLAGRRPFEGDNPLDIAMRHVRETPRPLPADIPPQVRALVERALAKDPAARWPSAAALAGVARQLKAALSQQARAGGNSGPVSAAPASPAAPGRAQVPQAHQMRPPTARPPVAGARPTAVAPAQQPRPTAVAPAVQPARPQGAPNGYPRGAAAVPSGPPRQEHPPAYARPASPATPAPQPQRSRPGMVLLAILLAVLVLLCSGVISYNLRKQSQSGVSAGLTPRTVASGALRLDRRDDPTRTSYRREVRLQPGNGGTTTSEGRQTR, from the coding sequence ATGCTCAGCCCCGGTGTGCAGCTCGGCAACCGCTACCGTCTCGACGAGCGGATCGCCAGCGGCGGCATGGGCGACGTGTGGCGCGGCACCGACCAGGTGCTCGGCCGGACGGTAGCCGTGAAGAGCCTGCTCCCCGCCCTGCTCGACGACCCGGACTTCGGTGAGCGGTTCCGCGGCGAGGCCCGCACCATGGCCACCATCAACCATCCCGGCGTGGTGGACGTCTACGACTTCGGCAACGACCAGCAAATCGCCTTCCTGGTAATGGAGTACGTCGAGGGTGACGCCCTGTCGTCCACGTTGAGCCGGGTCGGCCGGCTCACCCCGGCGCGGACGATGGCCCTCGTCGCGCAGGCCGCCGACGCACTGCACGCCGCGCACGAGAAGGGCATCGTGCACCGCGACGTGAAGCCGGGCAACCTGCTGGTCCGGCCGAACGGCACGCTGGTGCTCACCGACTTCGGCATCGCCCGCTCCGACATGGTCGGCCAGCTCACCGCCGCCGGTTCGGTGCTCGGCACCGCCTCGTACATCTCGCCGGAGCAGGCCACCGGCGGCGTGGCCACCCCGGCGTCCGACGTGTACGCCCTCGGCGTGGTCGCCTACCAGTGCCTGGCCGGTCGACGACCGTTCGAGGGCGACAACCCCCTCGACATCGCGATGCGGCACGTCCGGGAGACGCCCCGGCCACTGCCGGCCGACATCCCTCCGCAGGTACGCGCCCTGGTCGAACGGGCGTTGGCAAAGGACCCGGCAGCCCGCTGGCCGAGCGCCGCCGCACTCGCCGGGGTCGCCCGTCAGCTCAAGGCCGCGCTCTCCCAGCAGGCTCGGGCCGGCGGCAACTCCGGGCCGGTCTCCGCGGCGCCCGCCTCACCCGCCGCACCCGGCCGGGCCCAGGTGCCGCAGGCACACCAGATGCGTCCGCCGACTGCCCGCCCGCCGGTGGCCGGAGCGAGGCCGACCGCTGTCGCACCCGCCCAACAGCCACGCCCCACCGCCGTCGCGCCGGCCGTCCAGCCCGCCCGGCCGCAGGGCGCACCGAACGGCTACCCACGAGGTGCGGCAGCGGTGCCGTCCGGGCCGCCCCGGCAGGAACACCCGCCCGCGTACGCGCGACCGGCCAGCCCGGCGACGCCGGCACCCCAGCCCCAGCGGTCCCGGCCCGGAATGGTGCTCCTCGCCATCCTGCTGGCCGTGCTGGTCCTGCTCTGCTCCGGCGTGATTTCCTACAACCTACGGAAGCAGTCGCAGTCCGGTGTATCCGCCGGGCTGACGCCGCGCACCGTGGCGTCCGGCGCGCTACGACTCGACCGACGCGACGATCCGACCCGGACGTCGTACCGTCGAGAGGTACGACTCCAGCCGGGCAACGGCGGGACGACGACGAGCGAAGGACGACAGACGCGATGA
- a CDS encoding SanA/YdcF family protein — MTESESSPVGAVRRWPRRLRWLALAGLVLLVLASSPWLWTTLAARGHLYDATDAPATDVVIVLGTEVAADRQRPGDRLAGRLDTAAELVANGRATVVLVSGDGGGASGDEPTVMTTYLAERGVDRRRVVADPFGLDTYDSCARAREVYGVERALIVTQSYHLSRAVTLCRHLGLDVDGVTARCDGCSAALLAEKSARDYFASGKAAWDAVRGRPPAVRSPAVPAIQNALRG; from the coding sequence ATGACCGAGTCCGAATCGTCCCCGGTCGGGGCGGTACGGCGGTGGCCTCGACGCCTCCGCTGGCTGGCCCTCGCAGGCCTCGTCCTGCTGGTGCTCGCCAGTTCCCCGTGGCTGTGGACGACCCTCGCGGCACGCGGCCACCTGTACGACGCCACCGACGCGCCGGCCACCGACGTGGTGATCGTGCTCGGCACCGAGGTGGCGGCCGATCGGCAGCGGCCGGGTGACCGTCTCGCCGGCCGCCTGGACACCGCCGCCGAGTTGGTGGCCAACGGGCGGGCCACTGTTGTCCTCGTGTCAGGCGACGGTGGGGGCGCGTCCGGCGACGAGCCGACGGTGATGACGACGTACCTTGCCGAGCGCGGTGTCGACAGGCGTCGGGTGGTGGCCGACCCGTTCGGCCTGGACACCTACGACAGTTGCGCGAGAGCCCGCGAGGTGTACGGCGTCGAGCGGGCCCTGATCGTCACCCAGTCCTACCACCTGTCCCGGGCGGTGACGCTGTGCCGGCATCTCGGCCTGGACGTCGACGGGGTGACCGCCCGCTGCGACGGTTGTAGTGCCGCCCTGCTCGCCGAGAAGTCGGCGCGGGACTACTTCGCCAGTGGCAAGGCGGCCTGGGACGCCGTACGCGGCCGGCCGCCAGCGGTGCGTTCGCCAGCGGTTCCCGCGATCCAGAACGCGCTGCGGGGCTGA
- a CDS encoding peptidoglycan D,D-transpeptidase FtsI family protein codes for MNAPLRRVGVVVMVLFGLLFANLNWIQAYKADEYRTSDYNGRVQVADYKRKRGNIEAGGTALATSKETTGKLKFQRSYPGGPKYAHVLGYKPVNLADQGIEQVENDFLAGTSDQLIGDRLKDMFTGDDTGGGNVLLTLSKRAQDVAYDQLRNNEVGAKRGAAIAIDPRTGAIQALVSMPSFDPNPLASHDTNEATAAYNKLEKDPAEPLKNRALAETLPPGSTFKIVVAAAALENGVTKNTQIPAGSSWTPPTSGTPIRNAAASICPEPKVTLLEAVTESCNTGFAQLGVRLGAEAVKEKARQFGFEQEDLTVGHLGEGGLPTAASRTGTIQNPDGSTDPAALAQSSIGQNNVRMTPLEGAMIAGSIANNGSQMRPYLVRQLLAPDRTTSYYTASARELRQPVEPQVAADLREMMVSVVRNGTGEKAAISGYTVGGKTGTAQSAPDRPDHGWFIGFALDKNGNPVSAVCVMLEQAGPGGSSEAARIAGQIMKAAIADPGGR; via the coding sequence GTGAACGCACCCCTGCGCCGCGTTGGCGTCGTCGTCATGGTCCTGTTCGGTCTGCTCTTCGCCAACCTCAACTGGATCCAGGCCTACAAGGCGGACGAATACCGGACCAGCGACTACAACGGGCGGGTCCAGGTCGCCGACTACAAGCGCAAGCGCGGCAACATCGAGGCCGGCGGCACCGCGCTGGCCACGAGCAAGGAGACCACCGGCAAGCTGAAGTTCCAGCGCTCCTACCCGGGTGGCCCGAAGTACGCACACGTGCTCGGCTACAAGCCGGTCAACCTGGCCGACCAGGGCATCGAGCAGGTGGAGAACGACTTCCTGGCCGGCACCAGCGACCAGCTGATCGGCGACCGGTTGAAGGACATGTTCACCGGCGACGACACCGGCGGCGGCAACGTGCTGCTCACGCTCTCCAAGCGGGCCCAGGACGTGGCGTACGACCAGCTGCGCAACAACGAGGTAGGTGCGAAGCGGGGCGCGGCGATCGCCATCGACCCGCGTACCGGTGCCATTCAGGCGCTGGTCTCCATGCCGAGCTTCGACCCGAACCCGCTGGCCAGCCACGACACCAACGAGGCAACCGCGGCGTACAACAAGCTGGAGAAGGACCCGGCCGAACCGCTGAAGAACCGCGCGCTCGCCGAGACGCTGCCGCCGGGCTCCACCTTCAAGATCGTGGTGGCAGCGGCGGCGCTGGAGAACGGCGTCACCAAGAACACCCAGATCCCGGCCGGTTCCAGCTGGACCCCACCCACTTCGGGCACTCCGATCCGTAACGCCGCCGCCTCGATCTGCCCGGAGCCGAAGGTCACCCTGCTGGAGGCGGTCACCGAGTCGTGCAACACCGGCTTCGCCCAGCTCGGCGTGCGGCTCGGCGCGGAGGCCGTCAAGGAAAAGGCCCGGCAGTTCGGCTTCGAGCAGGAGGACCTCACCGTCGGTCATCTCGGCGAGGGCGGCCTGCCCACGGCGGCCAGCCGGACCGGGACCATCCAGAACCCGGACGGCAGCACCGACCCGGCCGCACTGGCCCAGTCCTCGATCGGCCAGAACAACGTCCGGATGACGCCGCTCGAAGGCGCCATGATCGCCGGGTCGATCGCCAACAACGGCAGCCAGATGCGGCCGTACCTGGTGCGGCAGCTGCTCGCCCCGGACCGGACCACCAGCTACTACACAGCAAGCGCGCGGGAGCTGCGCCAGCCCGTCGAGCCGCAGGTCGCCGCCGACCTGCGCGAGATGATGGTGAGTGTGGTCCGGAACGGCACCGGCGAGAAGGCCGCGATCAGCGGCTACACGGTCGGCGGCAAGACCGGTACCGCCCAGTCCGCCCCGGATCGGCCCGACCACGGCTGGTTCATCGGCTTCGCCCTGGACAAGAACGGCAACCCGGTCTCCGCGGTCTGCGTGATGCTGGAGCAGGCCGGCCCCGGTGGCAGCAGCGAGGCCGCTCGGATCGCCGGTCAGATCATGAAGGCCGCCATCGCCGACCCAGGGGGTCGCTGA
- a CDS encoding class E sortase, giving the protein MSGPDERRDGRHRDQTDEPTAFLPKFDRPESTPGRPAPAGNWPEPVLHPPRAEQPTRPSATRPEPTETPGRPGVEAPPPWPGAATAGQSPHGGAGVPPATTPGRPTATNQGPIRPAVPGNAPTRPPAPSAASTRPTTPSAAPTRPPTTGNPPGAAPSRPSTAGSPPGAAPTRPAAAGGMPTRPTASGDPSRPVSSGPSTPPLADSPTAYIPQVTARPARPAGSPVSPAAPDRVAAAGPSRVPPTGPSRVPPSAGGNPLADPAATALIPAVPATPATRPPTMDSTALMGAVPRTAVPDEPTGGNPADPPQPRRGERVVQLRPEQTGEGYKSVYSELTRPSFGSRLRTGVRVTGEVLITFGLVVLLFAGYEVWGKSAIVDAHQNDLNNELAQAWGPTDDPTVAPSVGPSVKPSPPVRGKPLAGLYIPKLDKNWVVVEGVTQQDIRFAPGHYPTSALPGQVGNFSVAGHRNRATFWRLDELDEGDPIVVESKTDWYVYRVSQSRIVRPTQVEVVAPVPGEPDKKATKRMLTLTTCNPKFDNYQRLIIHAELDRTQPKSAGRPAELGG; this is encoded by the coding sequence GTGAGCGGGCCGGACGAGCGTCGCGACGGGCGACACCGGGACCAGACCGACGAGCCGACCGCCTTCCTGCCCAAGTTCGACAGGCCCGAGTCGACCCCCGGCCGACCTGCCCCGGCCGGCAACTGGCCCGAGCCGGTGCTGCACCCACCGCGAGCCGAGCAGCCGACGCGGCCGAGCGCCACTCGACCCGAGCCGACCGAGACCCCGGGCCGCCCGGGCGTCGAAGCGCCGCCGCCCTGGCCGGGCGCCGCAACTGCCGGGCAAAGCCCGCACGGCGGCGCCGGGGTTCCCCCCGCGACCACCCCCGGCCGTCCGACCGCCACCAACCAGGGGCCGATTCGGCCCGCTGTCCCCGGCAACGCCCCGACCCGACCCCCCGCGCCCAGCGCCGCGTCCACCCGACCGACCACGCCCAGCGCCGCCCCGACGCGACCGCCGACCACCGGCAACCCACCGGGTGCCGCGCCGAGCCGGCCGTCGACGGCCGGCAGCCCACCGGGTGCCGCGCCGACCCGACCCGCCGCGGCCGGCGGCATGCCGACCCGGCCGACGGCCTCCGGTGACCCCAGCCGGCCGGTCTCCTCCGGCCCCTCGACGCCGCCGCTGGCCGACTCGCCGACCGCGTACATTCCGCAGGTCACCGCCCGGCCCGCCCGGCCCGCCGGCTCCCCGGTCTCCCCGGCCGCCCCCGACCGTGTCGCAGCGGCCGGGCCGAGCCGCGTTCCGCCGACCGGGCCGAGTCGGGTCCCGCCAAGCGCTGGAGGGAACCCCCTCGCGGACCCGGCCGCCACCGCGCTGATTCCGGCAGTGCCCGCCACACCCGCCACCAGGCCGCCGACAATGGACTCGACCGCGTTGATGGGTGCCGTCCCCCGCACGGCGGTACCCGACGAGCCGACCGGCGGCAACCCGGCCGACCCTCCCCAACCCCGGCGCGGCGAGCGGGTGGTCCAACTCCGGCCCGAGCAGACCGGCGAGGGCTACAAGAGTGTCTACTCCGAGCTCACCCGCCCGTCGTTCGGCTCGCGCCTACGTACCGGTGTCCGGGTCACCGGCGAGGTCCTGATCACCTTCGGCCTGGTGGTCCTGCTCTTCGCCGGCTACGAGGTCTGGGGCAAGTCGGCCATCGTCGACGCCCACCAGAACGACCTCAACAACGAGCTGGCTCAGGCGTGGGGCCCCACCGACGACCCCACTGTCGCCCCGTCGGTGGGCCCGAGCGTCAAACCCTCCCCACCGGTACGCGGCAAGCCGCTCGCGGGCCTCTACATCCCCAAGCTCGACAAGAACTGGGTCGTCGTCGAGGGGGTCACCCAGCAGGACATCCGCTTCGCCCCCGGCCACTACCCGACCAGCGCGCTCCCCGGTCAGGTCGGCAACTTCTCCGTCGCCGGCCACCGCAACCGGGCCACCTTCTGGCGACTCGACGAGCTGGACGAGGGCGACCCGATCGTGGTCGAGAGCAAGACCGACTGGTACGTCTACCGGGTATCGCAGTCCCGCATCGTCCGGCCGACCCAGGTCGAGGTGGTGGCGCCGGTGCCCGGCGAGCCGGACAAGAAGGCGACCAAGCGGATGCTCACCCTCACCACGTGCAACCCGAAGTTCGACAACTACCAGCGGCTGATCATCCACGCCGAACTCGACCGCACCCAACCCAAGTCCGCTGGCCGCCCGGCGGAGCTGGGAGGCTGA
- a CDS encoding FtsW/RodA/SpoVE family cell cycle protein, giving the protein MTAAATPAPSPATAGEQSGVRLARSRRNAELYLLLLAMVLVAAYGATVEANLLDTVTSDFWMPAAALGAVFLGLHLVIRFLAPFADPALLPAVALLNGLGVGFLRRIDLGDAPVAERESLAVFAGQGGRQLAWTLGAVILAAALLAIMRDHRSISRYAYTLGLAGIVLVMLPAVLPSSISEKNGAKLWIDVGLFSIQPGEFAKLALLVFFAYYLVRKREVLSLASRRFLGIDFPRGRDLGPVVGVWLISVLVLVFEKDLGTSLLYFGMFVVTLYIATERVSWLLIGLVLFFGGAYLAYVLGSTVGGPFANFYLRAEIWLDPFADPTDKGYQLVQGLLALGTGGLFGAGPGGGQPDILPEVQNDFIFAGIGEEIGLFGLSALLVVYLLIVERGLRAALAVRDSFGKLLAGGLAFTLGLQVFVIVGGISKLIPLTGQTTPFLSAGGSSLMANWLLIAVLLRVSDGARRPVTGGSGGKAARPSGGPPEQLHGAPTEVIKP; this is encoded by the coding sequence GTGACCGCAGCGGCCACACCGGCACCCTCGCCCGCCACCGCGGGCGAGCAATCCGGCGTACGCCTGGCGCGGTCGCGCCGCAACGCCGAGCTGTATCTGCTGTTGCTCGCGATGGTGCTGGTGGCCGCGTACGGGGCGACCGTCGAGGCGAACCTGCTGGACACGGTCACCTCGGACTTCTGGATGCCGGCCGCCGCGCTCGGCGCGGTCTTCCTCGGCCTGCACCTGGTCATCCGGTTCCTGGCCCCGTTCGCCGACCCGGCGCTGCTGCCGGCGGTGGCCCTGCTCAACGGGCTTGGGGTGGGCTTCCTGCGCCGGATCGACCTGGGGGACGCCCCGGTGGCCGAGCGGGAGAGCCTGGCCGTCTTCGCGGGGCAGGGCGGGCGCCAGCTCGCCTGGACGCTCGGTGCGGTGATCCTCGCCGCCGCCCTGCTCGCCATCATGCGCGACCACCGGTCGATCTCGCGGTACGCGTACACCCTGGGCCTGGCCGGCATCGTGCTGGTGATGCTCCCGGCGGTGCTGCCGTCGAGCATCTCCGAGAAGAATGGCGCCAAACTGTGGATCGATGTCGGCCTGTTCTCGATCCAGCCGGGTGAGTTCGCCAAGCTGGCGCTGCTGGTCTTCTTCGCCTACTACCTGGTGCGCAAGCGTGAGGTGCTGTCGCTGGCCAGCCGGCGCTTCCTCGGCATCGACTTCCCGCGGGGCCGCGACCTCGGCCCGGTGGTCGGCGTCTGGCTGATCAGCGTCCTGGTGCTGGTCTTCGAGAAGGACCTGGGCACCTCGCTGCTCTACTTCGGCATGTTCGTGGTGACGCTCTACATCGCCACCGAACGGGTCAGCTGGCTGCTGATCGGCCTGGTCCTCTTCTTCGGCGGCGCGTACCTCGCCTACGTCCTCGGCTCGACTGTCGGCGGGCCGTTCGCCAACTTCTACTTGCGGGCCGAGATCTGGCTCGACCCGTTCGCCGACCCGACCGACAAGGGCTACCAACTCGTGCAGGGCCTGCTGGCCCTGGGCACGGGCGGGCTCTTCGGCGCCGGGCCGGGCGGCGGTCAACCGGACATTCTGCCCGAGGTGCAGAACGACTTCATCTTCGCCGGCATCGGTGAGGAAATCGGCCTCTTCGGTCTCTCCGCGCTGCTGGTCGTCTACCTGCTGATCGTGGAGCGCGGGCTGCGGGCCGCGCTGGCGGTACGGGACTCGTTCGGCAAACTGCTCGCCGGCGGTCTCGCGTTCACCCTCGGCCTCCAGGTCTTCGTGATCGTCGGTGGGATCAGCAAGCTCATCCCGCTGACCGGTCAGACCACCCCGTTCCTGTCCGCCGGTGGCTCGTCGCTGATGGCCAACTGGCTGCTCATCGCGGTGCTGCTGCGAGTCTCCGACGGTGCCCGCCGACCGGTGACCGGAGGCAGCGGGGGCAAGGCGGCCCGACCCAGCGGTGGCCCGCCCGAGCAGCTGCACGGTGCTCCCACGGAGGTGATCAAGCCGTGA
- the pknB gene encoding Stk1 family PASTA domain-containing Ser/Thr kinase → MTAQARLLGGRYQVGELLGYGGMAEVHRGRDLRLGRDVAIKMLRTDLARDATFQMRFRREAQNAASLNHPAIVAVYDTGEETAPTGETLPFIVMEFVNGRTLKEVLGAEGRLQPRRALEICADMCAALEFSHRHGIIHRDIKPGNVMLTQTGQVKVMDFGIARALASGATTMTQTSAVIGTAQYLSPEQARGEAVDARSDVYAAGCVLFELVCGHPPFVGDSPVSVAYQHVRETPPTPSDINPDVTPAVDAIVLKALSKNPLNRYQSAGEMRADLLRAAAGRPVLATPVLREAETVAMAPAGGGGGYPAPGRGPQTGQIPARVGDPRQRKASSWLIAMFSAVGVLAVIALVAALLWNMQGKDLKSVPTLTGKNQAAAIAEIRNAGFSPQVGDPVLASDCTKGNVVNQDPAAASQLEQNGTVTIQVCGGVPEVRVPAGLKGSKRESAIARLTEAKLKYEIRTVNDEASEDEVLKVEPPEGESVPENTKITLTVSNGKVREVPDVVGLSQEEATRVLRNAGFTVVPEDGPEVPAAQAGKVTDQNPNGKEKKPTGTRVTIEVSQPEPETDPTPTVTPTVTPTGTPTTPGNGGGIGLPFPPPPSRPQD, encoded by the coding sequence ATGACAGCGCAGGCCCGCCTGCTCGGTGGCAGGTACCAGGTCGGCGAGCTGCTCGGCTATGGCGGCATGGCCGAGGTGCACCGTGGTCGCGACCTCCGGCTCGGTCGGGACGTCGCGATCAAGATGCTCCGCACCGACCTCGCCCGGGACGCGACGTTCCAGATGCGGTTCCGTCGGGAGGCGCAGAACGCCGCCTCGCTCAACCACCCGGCCATCGTGGCGGTCTACGACACCGGCGAGGAGACCGCGCCGACCGGTGAGACGCTGCCGTTCATCGTCATGGAGTTCGTGAACGGGCGGACCTTGAAGGAGGTCCTCGGCGCCGAGGGGCGACTGCAACCGCGCCGTGCGCTGGAGATCTGCGCCGACATGTGCGCCGCCCTGGAGTTCAGCCACCGGCACGGGATCATCCACCGGGACATCAAGCCCGGCAACGTGATGCTCACCCAGACCGGCCAGGTCAAGGTGATGGACTTCGGCATCGCCCGGGCGCTGGCCAGCGGTGCGACCACAATGACCCAGACCAGCGCGGTCATCGGCACGGCCCAATACCTTTCACCGGAGCAGGCACGCGGCGAGGCCGTCGACGCCCGCTCCGACGTGTACGCGGCCGGTTGCGTGCTCTTCGAGCTGGTCTGCGGGCACCCGCCGTTCGTCGGGGACAGCCCGGTCAGCGTTGCCTACCAGCACGTACGGGAGACGCCGCCCACGCCGAGCGACATCAACCCGGACGTCACCCCAGCCGTCGACGCGATCGTGCTCAAGGCGCTGTCGAAGAACCCGCTCAACCGCTACCAGAGCGCCGGCGAGATGCGTGCCGACCTGCTCCGCGCCGCCGCCGGCCGGCCCGTGCTGGCCACTCCGGTGCTGCGCGAGGCGGAGACGGTGGCGATGGCCCCGGCCGGCGGTGGGGGCGGCTATCCGGCTCCCGGCCGTGGGCCGCAGACCGGGCAGATCCCGGCCCGGGTGGGCGATCCGCGTCAGCGCAAGGCGTCCTCCTGGCTGATCGCGATGTTCAGCGCGGTCGGTGTGCTGGCGGTGATCGCCCTGGTCGCCGCCCTGCTCTGGAACATGCAGGGCAAGGACCTGAAGTCGGTGCCCACCCTCACCGGCAAGAACCAGGCCGCCGCGATAGCCGAGATTCGCAACGCTGGGTTTTCGCCGCAGGTGGGTGACCCGGTGCTGGCGAGCGACTGCACGAAGGGCAACGTCGTCAACCAGGATCCGGCGGCGGCCAGCCAGTTGGAGCAGAACGGCACGGTCACCATTCAGGTCTGTGGCGGCGTGCCCGAGGTACGCGTTCCGGCTGGGCTCAAGGGCAGCAAGCGGGAGAGCGCCATCGCCCGGCTCACCGAGGCGAAGCTCAAGTACGAAATCAGGACGGTGAACGACGAGGCGAGCGAGGACGAGGTTCTCAAGGTCGAACCTCCCGAGGGTGAGAGCGTCCCCGAGAACACGAAGATCACACTCACGGTCTCGAACGGCAAGGTCCGCGAGGTACCGGACGTCGTCGGGTTGAGCCAGGAGGAGGCCACCCGCGTCCTCCGGAACGCCGGATTCACGGTCGTCCCGGAGGACGGGCCGGAGGTGCCGGCCGCCCAGGCTGGAAAGGTCACCGATCAGAACCCGAACGGCAAGGAGAAGAAGCCGACCGGCACGAGGGTGACCATTGAGGTAAGTCAGCCCGAGCCGGAGACCGACCCGACGCCCACCGTGACGCCGACGGTCACGCCGACGGGCACGCCGACAACTCCCGGCAACGGGGGCGGCATCGGTCTGCCGTTCCCGCCCCCGCCGAGCCGGCCCCAGGACTAG
- a CDS encoding aminodeoxychorismate/anthranilate synthase component II — translation MRVLVIDNYDSFVFNLVQYLGQLGVDCEVRRNDEIDVAEVGTVGADGVLLSPGPGSPDRAGICLDVIREYAGQLPIFGVCLGHQAIGEAFGATVTRAPELLHGKTSEVRHHSVGVLAGLPDPFTATRYHSLAVLPETLPDELEVTGWTGSGVVMAMRHRTLPIEGVQFHPESVLTEGGHLMLANWLASCGHPDALERAPALAAEVDARRRAAFATT, via the coding sequence ATGCGCGTCCTGGTGATCGACAACTACGACTCGTTCGTCTTCAACCTGGTGCAGTACCTGGGCCAACTCGGCGTGGACTGCGAGGTCCGCCGCAACGACGAGATCGACGTCGCCGAGGTGGGCACTGTCGGCGCGGACGGCGTCCTGCTCTCACCCGGGCCGGGCAGCCCGGACCGGGCCGGCATCTGCCTGGACGTCATCCGGGAGTACGCGGGCCAGCTGCCGATCTTCGGTGTCTGCCTCGGCCACCAGGCCATCGGTGAGGCGTTCGGGGCGACAGTGACGCGCGCCCCGGAGCTGCTGCACGGAAAGACCTCCGAGGTACGGCACCACTCGGTCGGCGTACTCGCCGGCCTGCCCGACCCGTTCACCGCCACCCGGTACCACTCCCTCGCGGTGCTGCCCGAGACCCTCCCGGACGAGCTGGAGGTCACCGGCTGGACCGGCTCCGGCGTGGTGATGGCGATGCGGCACCGGACGCTGCCCATCGAGGGCGTCCAGTTCCACCCGGAGTCGGTGCTCACCGAGGGCGGTCACCTGATGCTGGCCAACTGGCTGGCCAGTTGCGGTCACCCCGACGCGCTGGAGCGCGCTCCCGCGCTGGCCGCCGAGGTCGACGCCCGTCGTCGCGCGGCCTTCGCCACCACCTGA
- a CDS encoding PP2C family protein-serine/threonine phosphatase produces MTLTLRYAAHSDRGLIRDGNQDSVYAGPRLLAVADGMGGMAAGDVASNIVIGAMAPLDEDVPGDALVDALRSAVGTANQQLRDTVDANPQLEGMGTTLTATLFTGSKLGMVHIGDSRAYLLRNGEFAQITKDDTYVQMLVDEGRISPEEASSHPQRSLLTRALDGRDIDPEYSVRQVMPGDRYLICSDGLSGVVSAETIGETLREYTDPQQCVERLVQLALRGGGPDNITVIIADATDQDIVEATPIVGGAAARDRGMATSADDSTPAARASALSAPRPAAPEEPAASDDDADRPKRRPVRTAAMALALLVIVGGAAFGGWTYTQRQYYVGATEEGQVAVFRGVQGQIAGMDLSSVHRRSGTRLDDLTVAAQDTVKVGIRAKSEPDAERQLAELTSDTPSNPNLKPLCPLDPTAGVTTPTPTPTPVGSTPTPNGSPSANASPTPNGVVSASPTVGATTALGGAGATTTPDVTPSDSATPALDTAGCRSPE; encoded by the coding sequence ATGACTCTGACCCTGCGCTATGCGGCCCACAGCGACCGCGGTCTGATCCGAGACGGCAATCAAGACTCCGTCTACGCCGGGCCGCGGTTACTCGCCGTTGCCGACGGCATGGGCGGTATGGCCGCCGGTGACGTCGCCAGCAACATCGTCATCGGTGCCATGGCGCCGCTCGACGAGGACGTCCCGGGGGACGCTCTCGTCGATGCGTTGCGTTCGGCCGTGGGCACCGCCAACCAACAACTCCGCGACACGGTGGACGCCAACCCGCAGTTGGAGGGGATGGGCACCACGCTGACGGCGACCCTCTTCACCGGCAGCAAGCTGGGGATGGTCCACATTGGCGACTCGCGGGCCTATCTGCTGCGCAACGGCGAGTTCGCACAGATCACCAAGGACGACACGTACGTCCAGATGCTTGTCGACGAAGGCCGGATCAGCCCCGAGGAGGCGAGCAGTCACCCGCAGCGGTCGCTGCTGACCCGCGCCCTCGACGGTCGGGACATCGACCCGGAATACTCGGTCCGCCAGGTAATGCCCGGCGACCGGTACCTGATCTGCAGCGACGGCCTCTCGGGCGTGGTCAGCGCCGAAACCATCGGCGAGACCCTGCGGGAGTACACCGACCCGCAGCAGTGCGTCGAGCGGCTGGTGCAGCTCGCGCTGCGCGGCGGTGGGCCGGACAACATCACGGTGATCATCGCCGACGCCACGGATCAGGACATCGTCGAGGCGACCCCGATCGTGGGCGGCGCCGCCGCCCGGGACCGGGGCATGGCGACCTCCGCCGACGACTCGACTCCGGCCGCCCGAGCCTCGGCGCTCTCCGCGCCGCGTCCGGCCGCGCCCGAGGAGCCGGCGGCCTCCGACGACGACGCCGACCGGCCGAAGCGACGCCCGGTCCGGACCGCCGCCATGGCGCTGGCCCTGCTGGTGATCGTCGGTGGTGCGGCGTTCGGTGGTTGGACCTACACCCAGCGGCAGTACTACGTGGGAGCCACCGAAGAGGGCCAGGTCGCCGTCTTCCGCGGTGTCCAGGGTCAGATCGCCGGAATGGACCTGTCCAGCGTGCACCGCCGCAGCGGCACCCGCCTGGACGACCTCACTGTCGCCGCACAGGACACCGTCAAGGTCGGCATCCGGGCCAAGAGTGAGCCGGACGCGGAGCGTCAGCTCGCCGAGCTGACCAGCGACACGCCGAGCAACCCCAACCTGAAGCCGCTCTGCCCGCTCGACCCGACCGCCGGGGTCACCACGCCGACGCCGACGCCGACCCCGGTCGGTTCGACGCCGACCCCGAACGGCAGCCCGAGCGCCAACGCGTCGCCGACCCCCAACGGGGTTGTCAGCGCAAGCCCGACCGTCGGTGCCACCACCGCTCTCGGTGGGGCCGGCGCGACCACCACACCCGACGTCACGCCCTCCGACTCGGCCACGCCGGCGCTCGACACGGCCGGCTGCCGGTCTCCTGAGTGA